One region of Vitis vinifera cultivar Pinot Noir 40024 chromosome 1, ASM3070453v1 genomic DNA includes:
- the LOC104880654 gene encoding protein SOB FIVE-LIKE 3-like, with product MDSSQVLGDEAEECSSSESGWTTYIASPDHHHEVDDDENDKEKTDKTDNDDAGDDDDNDHDSMASDASSGHPTHPQLTCESSKGSHGIMTQYKHAEDEPPSKSPSGKQPCKRVGRKRDEKTKVDINQEWVLDSNSESCSHVQSGPKVRKIN from the coding sequence ATGGACTCTTCCCAAGTCCTTGGGGATGAGGCGGAGGAATGTAGCAGCAGTGAGTCTGGGTGGACAACGTATATTGCCTCCCCAGACCATCATCATGAGGTggatgatgatgaaaatgacAAGGAGAAAACAGATAAAACCGACAATGATGATGCTGGTGATGACGACGACAACGACCACGACTCCATGGCTTCAGATGCCTCATCCGGGCATCCAACTCACCCTCAACTCACATGTGAAAGCAGCAAGGGAAGCCATGGGATCATGACTCAGTACAAACATGCAGAGGATGAACCTCCCAGTAAGTCTCCCTCAGGCAAGCAGCCCTGCAAACGGGTGGGAAGAAAGAGGGATGAAAAGACAAAAGTAGATATCAACCAAGAGTGGGTTCTTGATTCAAATAGTGAAAGCTGTAGCCATGTTCAAAGTGGACCCAAGgtaagaaaaatcaattaa
- the LOC100246134 gene encoding 6-phosphogluconate dehydrogenase, decarboxylating 2 — MAPVSRIGLSGLAVMGQNLALNIAEKGFPISVYNRTTSKVDETVERAKQEGNLPLYGFHDPESFVNSIQKPRVIIMLVKAGAPVDQTIKTLSGYLEKGDCIIDGGNEWYENTERREKAMAELGLLYLGMGVSGGEEGARHGPSLMPGGSFEAYKYIEDILLKVAAQVPDSGPCVTYIGKGGSGNFVKMVHNGIEYGDMQLIAEAYDVLKSVGKLSNEELRNVFSEWNKGELLSFLIEITADIFSIKDDKGDGFLVDKVLDKTGMKGTGKWTVQQAADLSVAAPTIASSLDARFLSGLKEERVEAAKVFKSSGFENVLSDQTVDKKKLIDDVRQALYASKICSYAQGMNLIRAKSIEKGWDLKLGELARIWKGGCIIRAIFLDRIKKAYDRNADLANLLVDPEFAKEIVERQSAWRRVVCLAINSGISTPGMSSSLAYFDSYRRDRLPANLVQAQRDYFGAHTYERIDTTGSFHTEWFKIAQQSKI; from the coding sequence ATGGCTCCTGTATCAAGAATTGGCCTTTCTGGCCTTGCAGTCATGGGTCAAAATCTTGCCCTCAACATTGCTGAGAAAGGATTCCCAATTTCTGTTTACAACCGAACCACCTCAAAAGTCGATGAAACCGTTGAACGAGCCAAACAGGAAGGAAACCTTCCCTTATATGGCTTCCATGATCCTGAATCCTTTGTTAATTCAATCCAAAAGCCCCGTGTCATAATCATGCTTGTTAAGGCTGGGGCTCCAGTTGACCAGACCATCAAAACCCTGTCCGGTTACTTGGAGAAAGGAGACTGTATCATTGATGGTGGCAATGAGTGGTATGAGAACAcggagaggagagagaaagccATGGCTGAACTGGGTCTGCTCTATCTTGGCATGGGAGTTTCAGGTGGTGAAGAGGGTGCTCGTCATGGGCCATCTTTGATGCCTGGAGGTTCATTTGAGGCTTACAAGTACATAGAAGATATCCTTCTTAAAGTGGCTGCTCAAGTTCCTGATAGTGGCCCCTGTGTGACTTACATTGGCAAAGGGGGTTCTGGAAATTTCGTTAAGATGGTTCACAATGGTATTGAATATGGTGATATGCAGCTGATTGCAGAGGCCTATGATGTGCTTAAATCAGTTGGTAAGCTCTCCAATGAGGAATTGCGTAATGTTTTCTCGGAGTGGAACAAGGGGGAGCttttgagcttcttgattgagATTACTGCAGATATCTTCAGTATTAAGGATGATAAGGGAGACGGATTTTTGGTAGACAAGGTTTTGGACAAAACTGGCATGAAAGGGACTGGTAAATGGACAGTTCAGCAAGCTGCTGACCTATCAGTTGCAGCCCCAACTATAGCATCCTCTTTGGATGCAAGGTTCCTCAGTGGGCTGAAGGAAGAGCGTGTTGAAGCTGCCAAAGTTTTCAAATCAAGTGGTTTTGAAAACGTCTTGTCTGACCAGACTGTGGACAAGAAGAAGTTGATAGATGATGTGAGGCAGGCACtttatgcatccaaaatttgtagTTATGCACAGGGAATGAATCTTATCCGGGCAAAGAGCATTGAGAAGGGATGGGATTTGAAACTGGGTGAGCTTGCCAGGATTTGGAAGGGAGGTTGCATTATTCGTGCAATATTTTTGGACCGTATCAAGAAGGCCTATGATAGGAATGCAGATCTTGCTAACCTTCTTGTGGATCCAGAGTTTGCAAAGGAGATAGTTGAGCGACAGTCTGCCTGGCGAAGGGTTGTTTGCCTTGCCATCAACTCAGGCATTAGCACTCCGGGTATGTCTTCTAGTCTTGCTTACTTTGATTCCTACAGGAGGGACAGGCTGCCTGCTAATTTGGTCCAAGCTCAAAGAGATTATTTTGGAGCTCATACCTATGAGAGGATTGATACAACAGGATCTTTCCATACCGAATGGTTCAAGATTGCTCAGCAGTCAAAGATTTGA